From the Oncorhynchus nerka isolate Pitt River linkage group LG20, Oner_Uvic_2.0, whole genome shotgun sequence genome, one window contains:
- the LOC135563100 gene encoding sericin-1-like: protein MGPEWTGDSGSAGRKGDSGSAGQAGDSGSARQAGDSGSSRVKGNSGIAWLTDGSASSWMADGSGSSWLTEGSGSSWLTGGSGQTGDSGGSGQTGDSGGSGQTGDSDIAGQEESFRSAGQAGAPVGRRRRDSLVRGVATGGLTRGGGTR, encoded by the exons atgggtcccgaatggacgggagattccggcagcgccggacggaagggagactccggcagcgccggacaggcgggagactccggcagtgccagacaggcgggagactccggcagctccagaGTGAAGGGCAATTCTGGCAttgcctggctgactgacggctctgcgAGCTCCTGGATGgctgatggctctggcagctcctggctgactgaaggctctggcagctcctggctgactggcggctctg gacagacgggagactctggcggctcaggacagacgggagactctggcggctcaggacagacgggagactctgacaTCGCCGGACAGGAGGAAAGCTTtcgcagcgctggacaggcgggagcaccagtaggcagaagacggagagacagcctggtgcggggggttgccaccggagggctgacgCGTGGAGGTGGCACCAGATAG